The following are encoded together in the Planococcus antarcticus DSM 14505 genome:
- a CDS encoding potassium channel family protein: MKKSVIIFESIMFVLVLISLFFAFSDNENFIKLDWGIWFIFVLDYTVRLILAENKWSYIKQHPFELIAIIPFDSIFRAARIVRLFRIIRLIGIGSRYLTPVYKLLKTNGLDKILIVAMVLLFIIPIPIVLLEPSINTFGDALWWAVVTTTTVGYGDISPETPIGRILAVVLMLVGIGIIGTLTSAITSFFGNKNEANHDKKILNVIQSIEEIENLTKEDIEFVRMYLKRKEIK; encoded by the coding sequence ATGAAGAAAAGTGTAATCATATTTGAAAGTATTATGTTTGTATTGGTATTAATATCTTTGTTCTTCGCTTTTTCAGACAATGAAAACTTTATAAAATTAGATTGGGGTATTTGGTTTATTTTTGTGTTGGATTACACCGTCAGATTAATACTTGCGGAGAACAAATGGAGTTATATTAAACAGCATCCCTTTGAACTAATTGCCATTATCCCGTTCGATTCTATTTTTAGAGCTGCGCGTATCGTACGATTGTTCCGCATCATTCGATTAATTGGAATTGGATCGCGCTATTTAACACCAGTATACAAATTACTAAAAACGAATGGTTTAGACAAAATATTAATTGTTGCTATGGTTTTACTGTTTATTATTCCTATTCCGATTGTACTTCTTGAACCTTCAATAAATACTTTTGGTGATGCACTTTGGTGGGCTGTTGTAACTACCACGACTGTCGGTTACGGAGATATATCTCCAGAAACACCAATTGGTCGAATTTTAGCTGTTGTATTAATGTTGGTAGGTATTGGAATCATTGGTACATTAACTTCTGCAATTACAAGTTTTTTCGGTAATAAAAATGAAGCGAACCACGATAAAAAAATCCTAAATGTAATTCAGTCTATCGAAGAAATTGAAAATCTGACTAAAGAAGATATAGAATTTGTTCGGATGTATCTGAAGAGAAAAGAAATTAAATAA
- a CDS encoding type II toxin-antitoxin system PemK/MazF family toxin, whose protein sequence is MKRKIDIDFLIFLRKGLFRSPNEYEMKKARNIFLDLNSNLWNELYEKDRKNSFMFAESMNEFLLRKNDKAKFPPEIGDIVMLNLLLGYNHEASKIHPVLVLEKFGNRIFVVPGSSSDSYTKEAFHPSTNPTKKKNLYLIKPEEVILESGRTLEYNTGFKLENSALYSTSRITSDMAMAHLDPNSDAFKIIKAGVHYLIFPIENKFIEKTTIENNILKNDLIVLKEELSLVKIEKEMIEKNKKYEKN, encoded by the coding sequence ATGAAAAGAAAAATTGATATTGATTTTTTAATTTTTTTAAGAAAGGGACTTTTTAGAAGTCCTAACGAATACGAAATGAAAAAAGCACGAAACATTTTTTTGGATTTGAATTCTAACCTTTGGAATGAGTTATATGAAAAAGACCGTAAAAATTCTTTTATGTTTGCTGAATCTATGAATGAATTTTTGTTAAGAAAAAACGATAAAGCAAAATTCCCCCCTGAAATTGGAGACATAGTTATGCTTAATTTGCTACTGGGTTATAATCACGAAGCTTCCAAAATACACCCTGTACTTGTTTTAGAGAAATTCGGTAATAGAATTTTTGTTGTACCAGGATCTTCTAGCGATTCTTATACTAAAGAAGCTTTTCATCCAAGCACAAACCCCACTAAAAAGAAAAATCTCTACTTAATAAAACCAGAAGAAGTAATTTTAGAAAGTGGTAGGACTTTAGAGTACAATACTGGATTCAAACTAGAAAACTCTGCTCTTTACTCTACATCACGTATAACTTCGGATATGGCGATGGCACACTTAGATCCAAACAGCGATGCGTTCAAAATAATAAAAGCTGGAGTTCATTATTTAATTTTTCCGATTGAAAATAAGTTCATAGAGAAAACAACAATTGAAAATAACATTTTAAAAAATGATTTAATAGTCTTAAAAGAAGAATTAAGCTTGGTAAAAATTGAGAAAGAGATGATTGAAAAAAATAAAAAATACGAAAAAAATTAA
- a CDS encoding IS30 family transposase translates to MTYTHLTTDELVMIESYHRQHIPVAIIAECLNRSRQPIYNVINFLKSGYTALDFYKQYKKNKQRCGRRKLVLPKKQVVYIQDKVAQGWTPDVIVGRAETVIDCSARTLYRMFKNQVFDVATLPMKGKRKPNGHEERRGKQAFKRHISERETDYPSFQKEFGHIEGDTIVGARHKSAVITLVERLTKVIIALKPAGRKACDIETTLNQWFQGVPRNLFKSITFDCGKEFSNWKPLCNRHDVSIYFADPGTPSQRALNENSNGLLRKDGLAKEMDFNQVDQPFISAVADKRNNIPRKSLDYRTPLEAFLSHLNGMDLSSLY, encoded by the coding sequence ATGACCTACACCCATCTTACCACGGATGAATTGGTGATGATAGAATCCTACCACCGCCAACATATACCTGTGGCGATAATTGCAGAATGCCTGAACCGTTCCAGGCAGCCGATCTATAATGTCATCAACTTCCTGAAATCGGGCTATACAGCTCTCGATTTCTACAAACAATACAAGAAAAACAAACAACGCTGCGGCCGACGAAAACTGGTCTTGCCGAAGAAACAAGTTGTCTATATTCAAGACAAGGTGGCGCAGGGATGGACGCCTGATGTCATTGTCGGCCGTGCAGAAACGGTGATCGATTGTTCCGCACGCACGCTCTATCGCATGTTCAAAAATCAGGTCTTTGATGTAGCCACACTGCCCATGAAAGGGAAACGAAAACCCAATGGGCACGAGGAACGCCGCGGAAAGCAGGCGTTCAAACGACATATTTCCGAACGAGAAACCGACTATCCTTCTTTCCAAAAAGAGTTCGGACATATCGAAGGCGACACCATTGTGGGCGCCCGCCACAAAAGTGCGGTGATCACGCTGGTCGAACGGCTGACGAAAGTCATCATCGCCTTGAAGCCTGCGGGACGCAAGGCATGCGATATTGAAACTACGCTGAATCAGTGGTTTCAAGGGGTCCCGAGAAATCTGTTCAAATCCATCACCTTTGATTGCGGGAAGGAATTCTCCAATTGGAAGCCGCTGTGCAACCGGCACGACGTCTCGATTTACTTTGCGGATCCCGGAACGCCTTCCCAGCGCGCCTTGAATGAAAATTCCAACGGACTCCTTCGAAAAGACGGCTTGGCAAAGGAAATGGATTTCAACCAGGTCGATCAACCGTTCATTTCCGCGGTGGCTGACAAGCGGAATAATATCCCGCGGAAGTCGCTGGATTACCGTACACCCCTGGAGGCATTTTTGAGTCACCTGAATGGAATGGATTTGTCTAGCTTATATTGA
- a CDS encoding IS4 family transposase: MKQNTMFPNLIQKFITNEEVATLTELIGYEDTARKLTVGKLIEYLVTAAASEWKGYRHCGDVGTSAGLVDVDHSTISKKMKELDYQLMKKAFALVVGKCNRATRRALKIPNRLLLVDSTTITVGKSRLPWALYHGERSGIKLHVSYTPETNMPLDVVETTGLVHDGPVGERLADRRFILVQDRAYFNIKRIDRFVSDYQDFVIRVKENVELSTVKSLQRLPEEESNVTRDFTCRLGTPQSRSTKRHRMVFFTDHKGHEIRVVTNLLNLSAEAIARIYKARWGIESFFRWIKQNLNVPKLFGQTPNAVYNQLFAALIAYVLIQWLYQKTKLAIRLPALSLVAFQRTLLTGTLPLIWLDALTTFLHEYFALSRSSLSFIG; encoded by the coding sequence ATGAAACAGAATACCATGTTCCCCAATTTGATTCAAAAGTTTATTACGAATGAAGAGGTGGCCACGCTCACGGAGCTGATTGGCTATGAAGATACTGCCCGAAAGCTCACTGTCGGCAAGTTGATTGAATACCTGGTGACCGCAGCGGCGTCCGAATGGAAGGGCTATCGTCATTGCGGCGACGTCGGAACTTCCGCGGGGCTGGTCGATGTCGACCACTCGACGATCTCCAAAAAGATGAAGGAACTCGACTACCAGTTGATGAAAAAAGCCTTCGCCTTGGTCGTAGGTAAATGCAACCGGGCGACAAGGCGCGCACTCAAAATTCCAAACCGGCTTCTACTGGTAGATTCCACAACGATTACCGTAGGGAAGAGCCGGCTCCCTTGGGCGCTTTATCACGGCGAACGGTCGGGCATCAAGCTTCATGTCAGCTATACACCCGAAACCAATATGCCGTTAGACGTAGTTGAAACTACAGGTCTCGTACACGATGGACCGGTTGGTGAACGCTTGGCCGACCGCCGGTTTATCCTGGTACAGGACCGGGCATATTTCAATATCAAACGCATTGACCGGTTCGTATCGGATTACCAGGATTTTGTCATCCGGGTGAAAGAAAATGTCGAACTGTCGACCGTCAAATCGCTGCAGCGCCTGCCAGAGGAAGAGTCCAATGTCACCCGTGACTTCACCTGCCGGCTTGGAACGCCTCAATCGCGCTCAACGAAACGGCACCGCATGGTCTTTTTCACGGATCATAAAGGGCATGAGATTCGGGTCGTCACCAATCTTCTTAACCTGTCAGCTGAGGCCATCGCCCGAATCTACAAAGCACGTTGGGGCATCGAATCTTTCTTCCGCTGGATCAAGCAGAACTTGAACGTGCCGAAGTTATTTGGCCAAACGCCCAATGCCGTCTATAATCAACTGTTTGCGGCGTTGATCGCGTATGTATTGATCCAGTGGCTGTATCAAAAGACGAAATTGGCCATCCGGCTGCCTGCTTTGTCGCTTGTGGCCTTTCAGCGCACGCTGTTGACCGGTACATTGCCGCTGATTTGGCTGGATGCCCTGACGACATTTCTGCACGAGTACTTTGCCCTCAGCAGGAGTAGTCTGTCATTTATTGGTTAA
- a CDS encoding SLC13 family permease — translation MISATWNWMWEKHDQAKDTFRLFTNPGAGIPDDRDRAEDAGSYDERKKNRSYNTPQLIGLFLGPLLFILTLLFFNPDGLPPEAKAILASTIWIATWWITEAIPIPATSLLPIILFPMTGGLDVSAATSAYGNDTIFLFMGGFMIALTMEKWNLHKRIALTIISVIGTNTERIILGFMVATGFLSMWISNTATAMMMVPIGLAIIYQVSEALKDDSSIDTSKENFGFGKALMLGIAYSASLGGIATLIGTPPNTLLAGAVNEIYGIEITFAQWMLFGVPLAWIFISIAWVYLVKVAYPQKLKHLPGGSEVIRQQKTDLGAASYEEKAVFVVFVAVALAWISRSFVLDAFAPNLEMTDAMVGLIAAMILFIIPSKNRKGDHLLDWATAVKLPWGILLLFGGGLAIAAGFTNSGLSEWIGSQLIGLQGVNVLIIILVVAAFVLFLTEITSNTATASMMFPIMASLAVALSIHPYALMVTAAVAASCAFMLPVATPPNAVVFGSGYLRISDMAKAGFALNIFGIFFVGLAVFYFLPLVWGIDLMSIPSDFLE, via the coding sequence ATGATTTCAGCAACATGGAACTGGATGTGGGAAAAGCACGATCAGGCAAAAGATACGTTCCGTCTTTTTACCAACCCAGGGGCTGGTATACCCGATGACCGTGATCGGGCAGAAGACGCCGGATCCTATGATGAACGCAAGAAAAACCGCAGTTACAACACCCCTCAATTGATCGGCCTGTTTCTAGGCCCGCTTCTTTTTATTTTGACTTTACTGTTCTTTAATCCCGATGGCCTGCCTCCTGAAGCGAAAGCCATACTGGCTAGCACAATCTGGATTGCGACTTGGTGGATCACGGAAGCCATTCCGATTCCTGCAACATCGCTCTTGCCGATTATTCTTTTTCCAATGACTGGTGGGCTCGATGTAAGCGCTGCAACTTCGGCATATGGCAACGATACGATATTCCTCTTCATGGGCGGATTCATGATTGCCCTGACAATGGAGAAATGGAACTTACACAAACGAATTGCGCTTACGATCATTTCCGTAATCGGCACCAACACCGAGCGTATTATTCTCGGTTTCATGGTCGCTACTGGATTTCTGTCGATGTGGATTTCCAATACTGCCACGGCGATGATGATGGTGCCGATCGGCCTAGCCATCATCTATCAGGTATCGGAAGCGTTAAAGGATGATTCTTCGATCGATACTTCAAAAGAAAACTTTGGTTTCGGCAAAGCACTGATGCTTGGGATTGCCTACTCAGCTTCTCTTGGCGGGATCGCAACCTTGATCGGAACTCCGCCAAATACGCTGTTGGCAGGGGCAGTTAATGAAATTTATGGTATTGAGATCACCTTCGCACAATGGATGCTGTTTGGCGTTCCGTTGGCTTGGATTTTTATTTCAATTGCTTGGGTCTACCTGGTGAAAGTCGCTTATCCGCAAAAGTTGAAACATTTACCTGGTGGAAGCGAAGTGATCCGCCAGCAGAAAACCGACTTAGGTGCTGCATCTTATGAAGAAAAAGCGGTCTTTGTGGTTTTCGTAGCAGTAGCGCTTGCTTGGATCAGCCGCTCGTTTGTTCTGGATGCTTTTGCACCCAATCTGGAAATGACGGATGCAATGGTCGGGTTGATCGCCGCGATGATTTTATTTATCATTCCTTCCAAAAACAGAAAAGGCGATCATTTGCTGGACTGGGCAACCGCGGTTAAATTGCCTTGGGGGATTTTACTGCTATTTGGTGGTGGGCTTGCCATTGCTGCCGGTTTTACAAATTCTGGTCTGTCTGAATGGATCGGAAGCCAATTGATTGGATTGCAGGGCGTCAATGTTCTTATTATTATTCTGGTAGTAGCTGCGTTTGTGCTGTTCTTAACGGAAATCACTTCAAATACTGCAACAGCTTCAATGATGTTTCCGATTATGGCATCTCTTGCAGTAGCTCTCAGTATCCATCCGTATGCGTTGATGGTTACCGCCGCTGTAGCAGCATCGTGTGCATTTATGCTGCCAGTTGCGACACCGCCGAACGCTGTCGTGTTCGGCTCCGGATATTTGAGAATTTCAGACATGGCCAAAGCAGGATTTGCTCTTAATATATTCGGTATTTTCTTTGTCGGGCTTGCGGTATTCTACTTCCTGCCGCTTGTTTGGGGAATTGATCTGATGTCGATTCCATCGGACTTTCTTGAATAA
- a CDS encoding metal-dependent hydrolase, with translation MTGKTHIIGGVAASLAFAQITNYEPAILLCTGVIGSLIPDICHGGSKIGRALPILSKLINGLFGHRTFTHSLLFLILIAVLLHNFMPMEDISAGLLVGMASHIVLDMATKRGVKLFFPLRWNVRFPFTATTGATSEYLVFALLSLLSVYFGYGIILSL, from the coding sequence ATGACGGGTAAGACTCACATCATTGGCGGCGTAGCAGCAAGCCTTGCATTTGCACAAATCACAAATTACGAACCGGCTATTTTACTGTGTACTGGAGTAATTGGCTCGTTGATTCCGGATATTTGCCATGGCGGCAGCAAGATTGGCAGAGCTCTACCGATTCTTTCAAAGTTGATCAATGGCCTTTTCGGACATCGGACGTTTACACACAGTCTGCTGTTTCTTATTTTAATCGCTGTTTTGCTGCATAATTTCATGCCAATGGAAGACATTTCAGCGGGCTTGCTGGTGGGAATGGCGAGTCATATTGTATTGGATATGGCGACCAAAAGAGGTGTCAAACTATTCTTTCCGCTTAGGTGGAATGTCCGGTTTCCGTTCACAGCTACAACCGGAGCTACTTCCGAATACCTGGTTTTCGCACTCTTGTCACTTCTTTCGGTCTACTTTGGATATGGGATAATTCTTTCGCTGTAA
- a CDS encoding HD domain-containing protein, translating to MGIHRFFTSLNDLERIIRAPGMFKFEEHNVAAHSWKVSQYAMFFATIEERAGREIDWKSLYEKTINHDFAEVFIGDIKTPVKYASPELKEMIAKVEEGMMEKFILREIPEEFREVFFERMKEGKDATIEGRLLELADKLDQFYEAFAELKRGNTDKEFVVMYRIALTKLLDLPLPASVGYFKNVMLDDVINEETAIDVKELTRQIIAEY from the coding sequence ATGGGAATTCACCGTTTTTTTACTTCATTGAACGATTTGGAACGGATTATCCGGGCACCCGGGATGTTTAAATTTGAAGAACATAATGTTGCAGCCCATTCGTGGAAAGTCAGCCAGTACGCGATGTTTTTTGCAACCATCGAAGAGCGTGCCGGCCGTGAAATCGATTGGAAATCATTATATGAAAAAACCATCAATCATGATTTTGCTGAAGTGTTTATTGGCGATATTAAAACACCGGTCAAATACGCTTCACCGGAATTGAAGGAAATGATTGCGAAAGTGGAAGAAGGCATGATGGAGAAATTCATCCTGCGTGAAATTCCTGAAGAGTTTCGGGAGGTCTTTTTCGAACGCATGAAAGAAGGAAAAGACGCGACCATCGAAGGGCGTCTATTGGAGTTGGCAGACAAGCTGGACCAATTCTATGAAGCCTTTGCAGAATTAAAGCGCGGCAATACCGACAAGGAATTTGTCGTCATGTATCGCATTGCTTTAACTAAATTGCTGGACCTTCCATTGCCGGCGAGCGTCGGATACTTCAAGAATGTCATGCTCGACGATGTGATCAATGAAGAAACAGCCATCGACGTAAAAGAACTCACCCGCCAGATCATTGCCGAGTATTAA
- a CDS encoding hemolysin family protein, which produces MDPILILNLALLVLLIVLTAVFVGSEFAVVKVRMSRIDQLIDEGNKKAVLVKKITSDLDYYLSACQLGITVTALGLGWLGKPVVERLFHPFFELLDVPSSASTILSFILAFSLVTFLHVVFGEMAPKTLALQFAEKMTLLLCPFLYWFGKIMYPFIFILNGSARILLRIFGVEPAKEEQAHSEEELKIIMAQSFQSGEINQTELSYMQNIFAFDERSAKDVMIPRTQMVAFSDDLSNAELLTEIREHRFTRYPIARDGDKDDLIGFINAKEVLTHYAVNGQFEMSELIHALPYFHETTPLQNALVKMQKERTHIALVIDEYGGTSGLITMEDILEEIVGEIRDEFDAEEDEEIIKESDTRYLLNGRVLLKDLEERFGFKFEDSEDIDTIAGWIQHQLIEAETGDLFVKEDCQWSIVEMDNHHILKVACDMLPKSS; this is translated from the coding sequence TTGGACCCCATACTTATATTGAATTTAGCTCTGCTCGTCTTATTAATCGTTTTAACGGCCGTTTTTGTCGGCTCAGAATTCGCCGTCGTTAAAGTTCGAATGTCGCGCATCGACCAATTGATCGATGAAGGAAACAAAAAAGCTGTATTGGTCAAAAAGATCACCAGTGATCTTGATTATTACCTGTCAGCCTGTCAGCTTGGAATCACCGTTACTGCCCTTGGCTTGGGCTGGCTAGGCAAACCTGTCGTTGAACGGCTTTTTCATCCTTTTTTTGAACTGCTCGATGTCCCTTCTTCTGCTTCTACTATCCTTTCGTTTATCCTGGCTTTCTCGCTAGTGACTTTTTTGCATGTGGTCTTTGGGGAGATGGCTCCAAAGACTTTGGCGCTTCAATTTGCAGAAAAGATGACGCTTTTACTGTGTCCATTTTTGTATTGGTTCGGCAAAATTATGTATCCGTTCATTTTCATCCTGAATGGCTCGGCACGAATCCTCTTACGCATTTTCGGCGTGGAACCTGCCAAAGAAGAACAAGCCCATTCTGAAGAAGAGCTGAAAATTATTATGGCGCAAAGCTTCCAAAGCGGAGAAATCAATCAAACTGAACTGTCCTACATGCAAAACATTTTTGCTTTTGATGAGCGTAGTGCCAAAGATGTCATGATTCCCCGCACTCAGATGGTCGCCTTCTCAGATGATTTATCGAATGCGGAACTTCTGACCGAAATTCGTGAACACCGTTTTACGCGCTATCCTATAGCCAGAGATGGAGACAAAGACGACTTGATTGGCTTCATTAATGCCAAAGAAGTACTGACGCATTATGCCGTCAACGGGCAATTTGAAATGTCGGAACTTATACACGCCCTCCCCTATTTCCATGAAACGACGCCGCTTCAAAATGCCCTAGTGAAAATGCAAAAGGAGCGTACGCATATCGCTTTGGTCATCGATGAATATGGCGGAACTTCAGGCTTGATTACGATGGAGGATATATTAGAGGAAATTGTCGGAGAAATTCGTGATGAATTTGACGCAGAAGAAGATGAAGAGATTATTAAGGAAAGTGATACGCGCTATCTTCTAAATGGACGCGTCCTTCTAAAAGATCTGGAAGAGCGCTTTGGTTTTAAATTCGAAGACAGCGAAGATATTGATACGATTGCTGGATGGATTCAACATCAACTGATTGAAGCCGAGACTGGAGATCTCTTCGTTAAAGAAGACTGCCAGTGGTCCATCGTTGAAATGGACAATCACCACATCTTAAAAGTTGCATGTGATATGTTGCCAAAATCGTCCTAA
- a CDS encoding YihY/virulence factor BrkB family protein, giving the protein MSKAMGFAKELGGEFKKDNATTLAAAQAYYYLLAIVPLLILLLSILPYLQINPDRAVEFIGTILPGEMATTFQDTIVSVVTTPSGGLLTFGILGTLWSASNALTAFINATNQAYGIEETRSFIKLKATAIGLTLGMLVAVIIALVLPIFGGTIINIIKSSLNLPEQTEIIFQVLRWVISVAVMSIVLALMYKFAPDKQFPFKEVIVGAVIATVLWQVVSFGFSIYVANFSSYSATYGSLGGLIVLMLWFFLTGLILVIGAEINAILHRRRNAKKETSSDALAQSEANQKEAKNTESSMNKY; this is encoded by the coding sequence ATGAGTAAAGCTATGGGTTTTGCCAAAGAACTTGGCGGCGAATTTAAAAAAGATAATGCGACAACTCTTGCTGCAGCACAAGCTTATTACTATTTATTAGCTATTGTTCCTTTATTGATTCTACTGCTGTCGATATTGCCTTATCTTCAAATCAATCCGGATCGCGCCGTAGAATTTATCGGCACCATTCTACCAGGAGAAATGGCAACAACATTCCAAGACACGATTGTCAGTGTCGTCACCACGCCATCAGGTGGTTTGTTGACGTTTGGTATACTCGGCACGCTTTGGTCCGCATCCAATGCGTTAACTGCCTTCATCAACGCAACCAATCAAGCTTATGGCATTGAAGAAACGCGTTCATTCATTAAACTAAAAGCAACAGCTATCGGCTTAACGCTTGGCATGCTTGTCGCAGTCATTATTGCACTCGTTCTGCCAATCTTCGGTGGTACGATCATCAATATAATTAAGTCATCCTTAAACCTTCCAGAGCAAACTGAAATCATTTTCCAGGTTTTGCGCTGGGTCATTTCCGTTGCGGTCATGAGTATCGTGCTGGCGCTTATGTACAAGTTCGCTCCCGACAAACAATTCCCGTTTAAGGAAGTCATCGTCGGAGCAGTAATCGCGACAGTTCTTTGGCAAGTCGTTTCATTCGGATTCTCGATTTATGTCGCTAACTTTAGCAGTTACTCTGCCACCTACGGCAGTCTCGGTGGTCTTATCGTATTGATGCTGTGGTTCTTCCTGACTGGTCTTATACTTGTCATAGGCGCTGAAATAAACGCCATTCTCCACAGACGAAGAAATGCGAAAAAAGAAACCTCATCTGATGCTCTCGCACAAAGCGAAGCGAACCAAAAAGAGGCGAAGAATACAGAGTCATCCATGAACAAATATTAA
- a CDS encoding class I SAM-dependent methyltransferase: MDKTPKQKVKEVFGKNADKYVTSDSHAKGEDLSLLIEWLQPEKTWTVLDIATGGGHVTKTLAPHAATVFSTDLTRAMLENTAKHLRGSFNNIHYVVADAEALPFLKESFDAVVCRIAPHHFPNPERFISEMSRVLKKGGRFILIDNVAPADPELAKFMNTTEKMRDDSHSRCLSKEEWTSLLKENGMVERKSADRRKTFHYPSWVERTTESDEQVERVSRHLLNADEKTVSYFSIEVQDGNVQKFTIDEWMALYEKTAHG; the protein is encoded by the coding sequence ATGGACAAGACACCAAAACAAAAAGTAAAGGAAGTCTTCGGCAAAAATGCCGATAAGTACGTAACCAGTGACAGCCATGCTAAAGGGGAAGACCTGTCTTTGCTCATCGAATGGCTTCAACCTGAGAAGACATGGACTGTACTGGATATCGCAACAGGTGGGGGGCATGTGACAAAAACACTGGCTCCGCATGCAGCAACGGTGTTTTCTACAGACCTGACAAGAGCGATGCTGGAAAATACAGCAAAGCATCTGCGCGGTAGCTTCAATAACATTCACTATGTGGTGGCGGATGCCGAAGCTTTGCCTTTTTTGAAAGAAAGTTTTGATGCGGTTGTATGCCGGATTGCACCGCACCATTTTCCGAATCCGGAACGGTTTATCTCAGAAATGTCTCGTGTCTTAAAGAAGGGGGGCCGCTTCATCCTGATTGATAATGTCGCTCCTGCTGATCCGGAGCTGGCGAAATTTATGAATACAACAGAAAAAATGCGGGATGACAGCCATTCACGATGCCTGTCCAAAGAAGAATGGACCAGCCTGCTAAAAGAGAATGGAATGGTGGAACGGAAGTCTGCGGATCGTCGGAAAACCTTTCACTATCCGTCATGGGTAGAACGCACGACTGAAAGTGACGAACAGGTAGAACGAGTTTCCCGTCATTTGCTCAATGCAGATGAAAAGACCGTTTCTTATTTTTCGATAGAAGTCCAGGATGGAAACGTCCAAAAATTCACGATCGATGAATGGATGGCGCTGTATGAAAAAACTGCGCATGGATGA
- a CDS encoding dipeptidase — MKIFDTHCDALLKLQMAKRNALFEGELVNYQNSDLLDTNFKRLRAGGVKVQFFAVFIHPEFPSDEKWQHALEQIDLFYSEILGKNRLMKHIKNWQDIDLLKPDEIGAVLTLEGADAFGNDLAKLRHLYRLGVLSIGLTWNNANLCADGVGDPRGAGLTVLGKEVVRLNNEHHVFTDVSHLSINGFWDVLDLAKYPIASHSNARALCDHPRNLNDQQIQAMFENSGMIDVVFCPQFINKDSEQATIADLIRHIEHLCSLGGICQVGIGSDFDGISSHITGLGNASEFPNLINELQKHYTEAEVEGFAYRNFLEHRPGM; from the coding sequence ATGAAAATTTTTGATACACATTGTGACGCCTTGCTGAAATTGCAAATGGCTAAGCGGAATGCGTTGTTTGAAGGAGAATTAGTAAACTATCAAAATTCGGATTTATTGGATACCAATTTCAAACGACTTCGGGCTGGAGGTGTAAAAGTGCAGTTTTTCGCTGTTTTTATCCATCCTGAATTTCCATCTGATGAAAAATGGCAACATGCACTAGAACAAATAGATTTGTTCTATAGTGAAATTCTTGGAAAAAATCGATTGATGAAGCATATCAAGAACTGGCAGGATATAGATCTATTAAAACCCGATGAAATTGGCGCGGTTTTGACGCTAGAAGGGGCAGATGCGTTCGGTAACGACTTAGCGAAGCTGCGCCATCTTTATCGTTTAGGAGTGCTGTCTATCGGGCTGACTTGGAATAATGCCAATCTCTGCGCCGATGGTGTCGGTGATCCGAGAGGTGCAGGTTTGACGGTGCTGGGGAAAGAAGTGGTTCGCTTAAACAATGAACATCATGTGTTCACCGATGTCTCTCATTTGTCTATCAATGGATTTTGGGATGTTTTGGATCTGGCAAAATATCCGATTGCCAGCCATTCCAATGCACGAGCCCTTTGCGATCATCCACGCAATCTCAACGATCAGCAAATTCAAGCGATGTTTGAAAATAGCGGGATGATCGATGTGGTGTTTTGTCCGCAATTTATCAACAAAGACAGTGAACAGGCGACAATAGCGGATTTAATCCGCCATATCGAACATCTTTGTTCACTCGGTGGAATTTGTCAAGTCGGCATTGGATCGGATTTCGATGGGATATCTTCTCATATCACTGGACTCGGAAATGCATCTGAGTTCCCTAATTTGATCAATGAGCTGCAGAAGCACTATACGGAAGCGGAAGTAGAAGGGTTTGCGTATCGAAACTTCCTGGAACACCGACCGGGGATGTAA